A segment of the Commensalibacter oyaizuii genome:
TCTATTTAATGGGATGGGGGCCAGCAGCATTTCCTGGATTACCAAATTATTGGTGGGCACCCATCTGTGGCCCGTTAATTGGCGGCATTGTTGGGGGTGGCGCATACCAATTATTAATCAGACCTTTCTTACCTCGCCCAATTTAAGAACTCTTATAATTCACAGTGGATGGACAAACAATATGCGCAAAGCTCAATATATTATCGCATTGGATCAAGGAACAACATCAACACGCAGTATTATCTTCACCCCTACTGGCCAGGCTTTATCCGTCAGCAGACGTGAATTCCCTCAACATTACCCTAAACTGGGATGGGTAGAGCATAATCCAGAAGACATCTGGAATGATGCCATTTTCACCATCAAAACAGCGATTAGCGAAGCCAAATTAGATAACAAAATTTCTGAAATTGCAGCCATTGGCATCACCAACCAACGTGAAACCGTTGTCTTATGGGACAAAGCCACTGGGAAACCTCTATACAATGCCATTGTCTGGCAAGATCGGCGTACCAGTGAATATTGCCAAAAATTAAAAGCCACGGGGATAGAACAAACCATTCATGAAAAAACAGGATTATTGCTAGACCCTTATTTTTCGGCAACAAAGCTGGCATGGCTATTGGATAATGTTGCAAATGCACGTGCACGTGCAGAACGTGGAGAATTGGCCTTTGGTACTATCGACAGTTTTTTATTATGGCGTTTAACAGGCGGCAAAGTGCACGCAACGGACGCCACCAATGCCAGCCGTACGTTGTTATTTAATATCAAAACACAATCTTGGGATCCCGAGCTTTTGAAAATCTTTAATATCCCTGAATCTCTACTACCAGAAGTTAAAGATAATAGTACATTATTTGGAACAACAAATTCTGAATTGTTTGGACACGCTATTCCCATTATGGGCATGGCTGGCGATCAACAAGCAGCTTTAATTGGTCAGGCCTGTTTTGAACAAGGTATGACCAAAGCAACCTATGGTACAGGGTGCTTTATGTTGTTAAATACAGGGGATCAAATGGTGATCTCTCAAAATCGTATGCTAACCACAACAGCCTATCGATTAAATGGTAAACCAACCTACGCATTAGAAGGTTCTATTTTTGTTGCAGGTGCTGCAATCAAGTGGCTGCGTGATGGTATTGGGTTAATTACCCACGCTTCACAAACCAATGACATGGCAACACAAGTTGAAAATAACCACGAAGTCTATATGGTTCCTGCTTTCGTGGGGTTAGGTGCCCCCCATTGGGCCCCCAATGCCAAAGCACTAATCACAGGGTTAACCTTTAATGCAACCGCAGCCCATGTTGCCAGAGCAGCCCTGGAATCCATTGCTTATCAAACTTATGATTTAGGCAAAGCAATGAAAAAAGACAGCAACAGCGACATCATGACCATTCGTGTCGATGGAGGCATGTCAGCCAATGATTGGTTCTGCCAATTCCTAGCTGATATTATGAATATTACGGTTGAAAGACCATCATATATCGAAACCACCGCCATGGGAGCAGCCTATTTAGCGGGAATGGCCAGTGGCATTTGGAACGATCTTTCCGATGTCTCCCAACACTGGGCACAAGGATCCACCTTCCGATCCAATATGAAAGAAGACGAAAGAACAAAAAAAATAAAAGGGTGGAATTTCGCTTTGAAGCAAGCCCTATTAACTGACGACTAATTTGCACAGTAAAGTTTTCACGTATATTTACGTGAAAACTTTTAATCTTAAAATTAGATTACGTTCAAGATTACTCTAATTCATTAAAATACAATATTAACCTTATTAGGTTCTATTTGTGCCAACGAAACATTTTTTCTATTTAAAATTATACATTGTGCTTTGCTTTTTTTGTTTGCAATATACGCATTGTTATCTTTGTAAGACACTAACAGGTCACTTTGATTAACATTATATAAAGTAGCAATTAAGAGATTTTTTGAATTGATTTCTGTAATAGCATTACCCTGCATATTCGTTGAAATCTGGTAGTTATTTATATGGTTTAACTGAATGTTCAAATATCCATCTTGGTTATCAAATGTTGCATCGCAATTACCTGATGAATATTCTAAACGCCCACCTGTCACTATAATTGAAGTTGTATAATCTTTGGCCTTCCCTTCTAGACTACTTATTACCTCAAAATTCTCAACGCCGGTCTGAATTGTTTGATTTGTTAAACCACCAACAACACGAATAGTTCGTTCCTGAAATGCATATCCTCCATAAAT
Coding sequences within it:
- the glpK gene encoding glycerol kinase GlpK, with product MRKAQYIIALDQGTTSTRSIIFTPTGQALSVSRREFPQHYPKLGWVEHNPEDIWNDAIFTIKTAISEAKLDNKISEIAAIGITNQRETVVLWDKATGKPLYNAIVWQDRRTSEYCQKLKATGIEQTIHEKTGLLLDPYFSATKLAWLLDNVANARARAERGELAFGTIDSFLLWRLTGGKVHATDATNASRTLLFNIKTQSWDPELLKIFNIPESLLPEVKDNSTLFGTTNSELFGHAIPIMGMAGDQQAALIGQACFEQGMTKATYGTGCFMLLNTGDQMVISQNRMLTTTAYRLNGKPTYALEGSIFVAGAAIKWLRDGIGLITHASQTNDMATQVENNHEVYMVPAFVGLGAPHWAPNAKALITGLTFNATAAHVARAALESIAYQTYDLGKAMKKDSNSDIMTIRVDGGMSANDWFCQFLADIMNITVERPSYIETTAMGAAYLAGMASGIWNDLSDVSQHWAQGSTFRSNMKEDERTKKIKGWNFALKQALLTDD